From a single Chitinophaga sp. Cy-1792 genomic region:
- a CDS encoding helix-turn-helix domain-containing protein: MISIQFGNEMLCKEARLALRDAIELLSGKWKICILQQLEFGEKRFKDLQEVVVGISPKVLTKELLELEQNLLITRTVNNTKPITVSYAITPFALEAQAVYDALLTFGIQQRKRIKEAVAGNGALEKVG; encoded by the coding sequence ATGATCTCTATTCAATTTGGGAACGAGATGCTTTGCAAAGAAGCGAGGCTGGCATTAAGAGATGCGATTGAGTTATTAAGTGGTAAATGGAAGATCTGTATTCTCCAGCAATTGGAATTCGGAGAAAAAAGGTTCAAAGATTTGCAGGAAGTAGTGGTGGGTATTTCTCCTAAAGTGCTGACGAAGGAGTTGCTGGAACTGGAGCAGAATCTGCTTATCACCAGAACGGTTAATAACACTAAGCCGATTACAGTATCTTATGCAATCACGCCATTTGCCCTGGAGGCGCAGGCGGTTTATGATGCGCTGCTAACCTTTGGTATTCAACAGCGAAAAAGAATAAAAGAGGCCGTTGCAGGTAATGGTGCGTTAGAGAAAGTGGGATAA
- the mnmA gene encoding tRNA 2-thiouridine(34) synthase MnmA has translation MSKHGKVLVAMSGGIDSTVTALMLHEQGYDVVGITMKTWDYASAGASKKETGCCNLDSFNDARAAAVHHGFPHFVLDIRDEFGDFVINNFVDEYIAGRTPNPCVLCNTHIKWRALMKRADALDCEFIATGHYGQIRQHDNGRYVISKGIDELKDQSYVLWGIQQDVLARTILPLGKYRKTEIRQMAFDFGYPELAKKAESYEICFVPDNDYRGFLKRKVEGLEERVDGGNFVLADGTIVGKHKGYPFYTIGQRKGLEIALGRPVFVTEIIPETNTVVLGNEDELQKNEMFVSGINMGKYDTIQDGMESITKIRYKDKGALSTLHNEGGLVKVNFFENVKGIAPGQSAVFYEGDDVVGGGIIQRATSI, from the coding sequence ATGAGCAAGCATGGAAAAGTGCTGGTTGCCATGAGCGGCGGTATTGATAGTACTGTAACGGCGCTGATGTTGCATGAACAGGGTTACGACGTGGTGGGAATCACCATGAAGACCTGGGATTATGCATCGGCAGGCGCCAGCAAGAAGGAGACCGGCTGCTGTAACCTGGATTCATTCAATGATGCGCGCGCAGCAGCGGTGCACCACGGATTTCCTCACTTCGTACTGGATATCCGCGATGAGTTCGGCGACTTTGTGATCAATAACTTCGTAGACGAATATATTGCAGGACGCACGCCTAATCCGTGTGTGCTCTGTAATACACATATCAAGTGGCGCGCCCTGATGAAGCGTGCCGATGCACTGGATTGCGAATTTATTGCCACTGGTCACTATGGCCAGATTCGTCAGCACGATAACGGCCGTTATGTTATCAGCAAAGGAATAGATGAATTAAAGGACCAAAGCTACGTATTGTGGGGTATCCAGCAGGATGTATTAGCCCGTACGATATTGCCGTTAGGTAAGTACCGTAAAACAGAGATCAGGCAGATGGCCTTCGATTTCGGTTACCCGGAACTGGCAAAGAAAGCAGAGAGCTATGAGATCTGCTTCGTGCCGGACAATGACTACCGCGGCTTCCTGAAACGTAAAGTAGAAGGACTGGAAGAAAGGGTAGATGGCGGTAACTTCGTTCTGGCAGATGGTACGATTGTGGGTAAACACAAAGGTTATCCTTTCTATACCATCGGGCAGCGTAAAGGGCTGGAAATTGCCCTGGGTCGTCCTGTATTTGTTACAGAGATTATCCCGGAAACCAATACCGTAGTATTAGGTAATGAAGATGAACTGCAGAAAAATGAAATGTTTGTAAGCGGTATCAACATGGGTAAATACGATACCATCCAGGATGGCATGGAATCAATTACCAAAATCCGTTACAAAGATAAAGGTGCCCTCAGCACCCTGCATAATGAAGGAGGCCTCGTAAAAGTGAACTTCTTCGAAAATGTGAAAGGTATCGCACCCGGACAATCAGCCGTTTTCTATGAAGGCGATGATGTCGTAGGTGGCGGTATCATCCAGCGTGCAACATCTATCTAA
- a CDS encoding tagaturonate reductase, protein MLATLNKELITKRADSGVHEKLFQYPEKILQFGTGVLLRGLVDYLVDKANKQDIFQGRIVVIKSTDGDTSDFDQQDGLYTTHIKGISQGELVDSVLVNASISRVLQSNAEWSEILKTVHQPDLQTIISNTTEVGIQYVPEKISEGVPSSFPGKLLAILWERYQFFGGSSHTGFVIVPTELVVDNGVLLKDIVLQLAAFNELPAAFTDWINTANRFCSSLVDRIVPGKPRNLAEQEEKAGYADKLWIEVEPFLLWAIEGDEYIKSVLSFYKADDRMLIAPSIVPFREQKLRILNGSHTASVPMGFLSGLNTVYECMQDEYMRHFFQQVVQQEILPTIKDICPQATTFAPDVLDRFANPFIAHKLISITFQESSKMNARNVRTLVRYYEQQQALPTYMTLGFAAMLLFLKPAREEGGKYYGVRDGEEYLITDDNIAVFAEYWRQYNGSREMVAAICKDLRLWEVNLDELPGFTDTVAAHLEQLQQQGVKAFIRQELAASR, encoded by the coding sequence ATGTTAGCAACACTTAACAAAGAGCTCATCACTAAAAGAGCTGATTCCGGCGTTCATGAAAAACTGTTCCAGTACCCGGAGAAAATACTGCAATTCGGTACTGGCGTGCTTTTGCGCGGACTGGTAGACTACCTCGTAGATAAAGCCAACAAACAGGATATCTTCCAGGGCCGCATCGTTGTCATTAAAAGCACCGACGGCGATACCAGCGATTTCGACCAGCAGGATGGCCTCTATACCACCCATATTAAAGGAATCTCCCAGGGTGAACTGGTTGATAGCGTCCTGGTAAATGCTTCTATTTCCCGTGTTTTGCAATCGAATGCAGAGTGGTCTGAAATTCTGAAAACGGTACATCAGCCTGATTTACAAACAATTATATCTAATACCACCGAAGTAGGGATTCAATACGTTCCGGAGAAGATCAGCGAAGGCGTCCCTTCCAGCTTCCCGGGAAAGCTCCTGGCCATTCTCTGGGAGAGATACCAGTTCTTCGGCGGCAGCAGCCATACCGGCTTTGTTATCGTACCTACTGAACTGGTGGTCGACAATGGCGTCCTCCTGAAAGACATTGTGCTTCAACTGGCCGCATTTAATGAATTACCAGCTGCTTTCACCGACTGGATTAATACCGCCAACAGGTTCTGCAGTTCCCTGGTAGACAGAATCGTCCCCGGCAAACCCCGTAACCTGGCTGAGCAGGAAGAAAAAGCAGGATATGCCGATAAACTGTGGATAGAAGTAGAACCATTTTTGCTTTGGGCTATCGAAGGAGATGAGTATATTAAGTCCGTTCTTTCTTTTTATAAGGCAGATGACCGGATGCTGATAGCGCCGAGCATCGTTCCTTTCCGTGAGCAGAAACTGCGTATCCTGAATGGTAGCCATACCGCCTCCGTGCCTATGGGCTTCCTTTCGGGACTTAATACCGTATATGAGTGTATGCAGGACGAGTATATGCGACATTTCTTCCAGCAGGTGGTACAACAGGAAATTCTGCCTACCATCAAGGATATTTGTCCGCAGGCGACGACCTTTGCACCCGATGTGCTGGACCGTTTTGCCAATCCGTTTATTGCGCATAAGCTGATCAGCATTACCTTCCAGGAGAGCTCTAAAATGAATGCACGCAATGTTCGCACGCTGGTACGCTATTATGAGCAGCAGCAGGCGTTACCTACTTATATGACACTGGGATTTGCTGCCATGCTGCTTTTCCTGAAACCGGCACGTGAAGAAGGTGGTAAATACTACGGTGTAAGAGATGGTGAGGAATACCTGATTACAGACGATAACATCGCCGTATTTGCGGAATACTGGCGCCAGTACAATGGCAGCCGGGAGATGGTGGCCGCAATCTGCAAGGATTTGCGCCTCTGGGAAGTAAACCTGGATGAGCTGCCAGGCTTTACCGATACCGTCGCAGCGCATTTAGAACAATTACAGCAACAGGGAGTAAAAGCATTTATCCGTCAGGAACTGGCGGCATCCAGATAA
- the uxaC gene encoding glucuronate isomerase, with protein sequence MKEFLSEDFLLQTETAKRLYFDYAKSMPIIDYHNHLPPDEIAQNKVYDNLTAIWLKGDHYKWRAMRANGVAEKYITGDADDFTKFRHWAATTPYTMRNPLYHWSHMELRNPFGITELLNESSAESIYKRCNELLPDLSTQSLLQHFQVKALCTTDDPVDSLEHHSTIAANPFGTAVLPTFRPDRAMAVDNPAMFNSFVDKLSEVLGSDINSYDKLLAGLKQRHDYFHEKGGRLSDHGQSAFYFRQTTATELERIFQQGRSGKVATELENEQFRTAMLLEICAWNHERGWAQQFHVGAIRNNNSRLLASFGADAGVDSIGDWKNAIAMSAFLNELDKNNKLAKTVLYNLNGADNDVFATMAGNFQDGSIPGKIQYGSGWWFLDQKDGMEKQMNCLSNMGLLSRFVGMLTDSRSFLSYSRHEYFRRILCNLLGRDVENGELPNDLKWLGKMVQDICYNNAKAYFGF encoded by the coding sequence ATGAAAGAATTCTTGTCGGAGGACTTTTTGTTACAGACAGAGACAGCAAAGCGTTTATACTTTGACTACGCCAAATCCATGCCCATCATCGATTACCATAATCACCTGCCGCCGGATGAAATCGCGCAGAACAAGGTGTATGATAATCTTACCGCCATCTGGCTGAAGGGCGACCACTACAAATGGCGTGCGATGCGTGCCAACGGCGTAGCCGAAAAGTATATCACCGGTGATGCGGACGACTTTACGAAGTTCCGTCACTGGGCTGCTACTACGCCGTATACAATGCGTAATCCGTTGTACCACTGGTCGCACATGGAGCTGCGTAATCCTTTTGGTATCACGGAGCTGCTGAATGAGTCGTCCGCTGAGAGCATCTATAAGCGCTGTAATGAGCTGCTACCCGACCTGAGCACCCAATCCCTGCTGCAGCATTTTCAGGTGAAAGCCCTGTGTACTACCGATGATCCGGTGGATTCCCTGGAACATCACAGCACGATCGCTGCCAACCCATTCGGTACGGCGGTATTGCCTACCTTCCGCCCTGACAGGGCGATGGCGGTAGATAACCCTGCCATGTTCAACTCCTTTGTGGATAAACTCTCCGAAGTTCTCGGGTCAGACATCAACAGCTATGATAAATTACTCGCCGGACTGAAGCAGCGTCATGATTATTTCCATGAAAAGGGCGGCAGACTGAGTGATCACGGGCAGAGTGCATTTTATTTCAGGCAGACTACCGCTACGGAGCTGGAAAGGATCTTTCAGCAGGGCAGAAGTGGAAAAGTAGCCACTGAGCTGGAAAATGAGCAGTTCCGCACAGCAATGCTGCTGGAAATCTGTGCATGGAACCATGAAAGGGGATGGGCGCAGCAATTCCATGTGGGAGCTATCAGGAACAACAACAGCAGGCTGCTGGCTTCTTTCGGGGCAGATGCCGGCGTAGATTCCATAGGAGACTGGAAAAACGCCATTGCAATGAGTGCTTTCCTGAATGAACTAGATAAGAATAATAAACTCGCTAAAACAGTACTTTATAACCTGAATGGGGCTGACAACGATGTTTTTGCTACCATGGCAGGGAATTTCCAGGACGGAAGCATACCAGGAAAAATTCAGTATGGTTCCGGTTGGTGGTTCCTTGACCAGAAAGATGGTATGGAAAAACAAATGAACTGCTTAAGCAATATGGGCTTGCTTTCCAGGTTCGTTGGCATGTTAACGGACTCACGTAGTTTTCTTTCTTATTCGCGTCATGAATATTTCCGTCGTATTTTGTGTAACCTCCTGGGCCGGGATGTAGAAAATGGGGAGCTGCCTAATGACCTGAAATGGTTGGGCAAGATGGTGCAGGATATTTGTTACAATAATGCAAAAGCATATTTCGGATTCTAA
- a CDS encoding sugar kinase, protein MKAVKVITFGEILLRLSPQLSSHTAAIYVGGAEANVAAGLAQWGTPVSYLSKVPDNGLSRDVLAQLSALGIETDRMLWGGDRIGIYYLAQGSDLKHAEVVYDRKYSSFAGIEPGTTDWDAILGDAEWFHWSAITPALNPQAAAVCKEVLEAATRKGLIISTDLNFRSKLWQYGKKPFEVMPELVEYCDVIMGNIWAAHTMLDTSLNTAELERDTKEAYLEQAEHVAKEITDRYKRCKRVAFTFRFSSGPTHNHYYAFYYNEGKVSVSKAYDTDQVVDRVGSGDCFMAGLIHAQLAGKDDQGIISFAAAAAYSKFFVKGDFNTTPIEEIYKLM, encoded by the coding sequence ATGAAAGCAGTAAAAGTAATTACGTTTGGAGAGATCCTGTTAAGGCTTTCCCCGCAGCTGTCGTCCCATACAGCTGCGATTTACGTTGGGGGAGCAGAAGCCAATGTAGCCGCCGGACTTGCACAGTGGGGCACGCCGGTATCGTACCTCAGTAAAGTGCCCGATAACGGCCTTTCCAGAGATGTGCTGGCACAGCTGAGCGCACTGGGCATCGAAACGGACAGGATGTTATGGGGTGGCGACCGTATCGGGATTTATTACCTGGCACAGGGCAGCGACCTTAAACATGCGGAAGTGGTGTACGACAGGAAGTATTCCTCCTTTGCCGGCATTGAGCCGGGTACTACCGACTGGGATGCTATCCTGGGTGATGCGGAATGGTTTCACTGGAGCGCGATCACGCCGGCATTGAACCCGCAGGCAGCAGCCGTTTGTAAAGAAGTGCTGGAAGCGGCTACCCGTAAGGGCTTGATTATCTCCACAGATCTTAATTTCCGCAGCAAATTATGGCAGTATGGCAAAAAGCCATTTGAAGTGATGCCCGAGCTGGTGGAATATTGTGATGTGATCATGGGCAACATCTGGGCAGCACATACGATGCTGGATACTTCCCTGAATACCGCCGAGCTGGAGCGCGACACCAAAGAAGCTTACCTGGAGCAGGCCGAACATGTAGCAAAAGAAATAACGGACAGGTATAAACGCTGCAAGAGAGTGGCTTTCACGTTCCGTTTCTCTTCTGGTCCTACACACAACCATTACTATGCATTTTATTACAACGAAGGCAAAGTAAGTGTGAGCAAGGCTTATGATACCGACCAGGTGGTAGACAGAGTAGGTAGTGGCGATTGCTTTATGGCAGGCCTTATTCACGCGCAACTGGCAGGAAAAGACGATCAGGGCATTATTTCCTTTGCCGCTGCAGCTGCTTATTCCAAGTTTTTTGTGAAAGGTGATTTTAATACAACTCCAATCGAAGAGATTTATAAATTGATGTAG